One genomic region from Gemmobacter aquarius encodes:
- a CDS encoding ABC transporter permease: MASEAKAATSYEDGLKGASDKVAEFHEDTSALKKLQHWLHKTPSAVPLIVLVAALIIFGVVAENFFKAGTLSVILQQIAIVGILGCAQTIVILTAGIDLSVGAIAVFSSVLMGQMTFRYGIPAPASIAIGLALGTAMGAVNGWLIAKMKLPPFIVTLGTWQILLASNFIYSANETIRSSDIEKSAPALRFWGNDVVFFADEAVKNSGVKILYAVFLMIVLVAIMAYVLRSTAWGRYVYATGDDPQAAELAGVPTGKVLIQVYALAGLFCAIAGWVMIGRFGSVSPTASTGQLGNIQSITAVVIGGISLFGGRGSIVGMFFGALIVGVFEMGLRLVGTDPQWTFFLIGALIIFAVAVDQWIRKVAG, encoded by the coding sequence ATGGCATCGGAAGCCAAGGCGGCGACCAGCTACGAAGACGGCCTAAAGGGCGCGTCCGACAAGGTTGCAGAGTTCCACGAAGACACGAGTGCACTGAAGAAACTGCAGCATTGGCTGCACAAGACGCCCTCGGCGGTGCCGCTGATCGTGCTGGTTGCAGCACTGATCATCTTTGGCGTCGTTGCGGAGAACTTCTTCAAGGCCGGGACGCTTTCGGTCATTTTGCAGCAGATCGCCATCGTCGGCATCCTCGGCTGCGCGCAGACCATCGTGATCCTGACGGCGGGTATCGACCTGTCTGTAGGTGCCATCGCGGTCTTCTCGTCGGTGCTGATGGGGCAGATGACCTTCCGCTACGGTATTCCTGCGCCCGCCTCGATTGCCATCGGCCTTGCGCTGGGCACGGCAATGGGCGCTGTGAACGGCTGGCTGATCGCCAAGATGAAATTGCCGCCCTTCATCGTGACGCTGGGCACGTGGCAGATCCTGCTCGCATCGAACTTCATCTATTCCGCGAACGAGACGATCCGATCATCGGATATCGAAAAATCCGCTCCGGCGCTGCGCTTCTGGGGCAACGACGTGGTCTTCTTCGCCGACGAGGCCGTTAAGAATTCGGGCGTGAAGATCCTTTACGCCGTGTTTCTGATGATCGTTCTGGTGGCGATCATGGCCTATGTGCTGCGATCGACGGCTTGGGGCCGCTATGTCTACGCTACGGGCGACGATCCGCAGGCGGCGGAACTGGCCGGTGTGCCGACGGGCAAGGTGCTTATTCAGGTCTATGCCTTGGCAGGGCTGTTCTGCGCCATCGCGGGCTGGGTGATGATCGGGCGCTTCGGGTCGGTCTCGCCCACCGCATCGACGGGGCAACTCGGGAATATCCAGTCGATCACCGCCGTGGTGATTGGAGGCATCTCGCTCTTTGGCGGTCGCGGGTCGATCGTCGGCATGTTCTTCGGGGCGCTGATCGTGGGCGTTTTCGAAATGGGGCTGCGGCTTGTCGGTACCGACCCGCAATGGACGTTCTTCCTTATCGGCGCGTTGATCATTTTTGCCGTGGCCGTGGACCAATGGATCAGAAAGGTGGCTGGCTGA
- a CDS encoding monovalent cation/H+ antiporter subunit D, translating to MTHWIIAPVVLPAMLAPLLLLLRHDQTVQRILGLAGTAALLGLALVLLAISAEPQLYRLGDWPAPFGIVLVLDRLAALMLVLTALLALIVQVYAIATGWDRRGRHFHALYLFQLMGLNGAFLTGDLFNLFVFFEVLLIASYGLMVHGAGRDRLRAAIQYVAFNLIASTLFLFALGLIYAVTGTLNMADLAVKIAALPAGDHALIRVAAILLIGVFAIKGALVPLQFWLPGTYANAPGPVAALFAIMTKVGAYAILRTITLILPASSPAIGPLLTDLLLPAAGLTLLVGAIGTLGASTLPRLAALAAIASIGTLFIALAANTPQATAAGLYYMINSTLATAALFLIADQITARRSAALVSGPRLSGLHAALFFATAIAMAGLPPLSGFIGKLLVLDSLRDHAILWTLILFSSFLMILGFARAGSTLFWNTTDQATAKPEPAALAAIASLLALLLALTVFAGPVTGWLTLTAEGLHAPQPYIAANGLEAN from the coding sequence ATGACCCATTGGATCATTGCCCCCGTCGTCCTGCCCGCGATGCTGGCCCCGCTGTTGCTGCTGCTGCGCCACGACCAGACCGTGCAACGCATCCTCGGCCTTGCCGGAACCGCTGCCCTCCTCGGGCTTGCGCTTGTATTGCTGGCAATCTCGGCCGAGCCGCAGCTTTACCGCCTTGGCGACTGGCCCGCGCCCTTTGGCATCGTGCTGGTGCTCGACCGCCTCGCCGCGCTGATGCTGGTCCTGACCGCGCTCCTTGCGCTGATCGTGCAGGTCTATGCCATCGCGACCGGATGGGACCGGCGCGGCCGCCACTTCCACGCGCTTTACCTGTTCCAGCTCATGGGCCTGAACGGAGCCTTCCTGACCGGCGACCTGTTCAACCTTTTTGTGTTTTTCGAGGTCCTGCTGATCGCATCCTACGGCTTGATGGTCCATGGCGCGGGGCGCGACCGGCTGCGCGCAGCCATCCAGTATGTCGCCTTCAACCTCATCGCCTCGACGCTGTTCCTGTTTGCGCTGGGGCTGATCTATGCGGTGACGGGCACGCTGAACATGGCAGACCTCGCGGTCAAGATTGCGGCTTTGCCTGCGGGCGATCACGCCCTGATCCGCGTGGCCGCGATCTTGCTGATCGGGGTCTTCGCGATCAAGGGCGCGCTGGTGCCGCTGCAATTCTGGTTGCCGGGCACCTATGCCAATGCGCCCGGCCCTGTGGCCGCACTCTTTGCCATCATGACCAAGGTCGGCGCCTACGCCATCCTTCGCACGATCACCCTGATCCTGCCCGCCTCCAGCCCCGCAATCGGCCCGCTGCTGACCGACCTGCTGCTGCCCGCAGCGGGCCTGACCCTGCTGGTCGGGGCAATCGGCACCCTTGGCGCAAGCACCCTGCCCCGCCTTGCCGCCCTTGCCGCAATCGCCTCGATCGGCACGCTGTTCATCGCACTGGCGGCGAACACGCCCCAAGCCACGGCGGCAGGGCTTTACTATATGATCAACTCGACCCTCGCGACCGCGGCCCTTTTCCTGATCGCCGACCAGATCACCGCCCGCCGCAGCGCAGCACTGGTGTCCGGCCCTCGCCTGTCGGGCCTGCATGCGGCGCTGTTCTTTGCCACCGCCATCGCCATGGCGGGCCTGCCACCCCTGTCGGGCTTCATCGGCAAACTGCTGGTCCTCGACAGCCTGCGCGACCATGCCATCCTCTGGACGCTGATCCTGTTCAGCTCCTTTCTTATGATCCTCGGCTTTGCCCGCGCCGGTTCGACCTTGTTCTGGAACACCACCGATCAGGCCACAGCCAAGCCCGAACCCGCAGCCCTTGCCGCCATCGCCAGCCTGCTCGCCCTGCTCCTTGCCCTCACCGTCTTTGCAGGGCCCGTCACCGGCTGGCTTACCCTCACGGCCGAAGGCCTGCACGCCCCGCAGCCCTATATCGCTGCCAACGGATTGGAGGCCAACTGA
- a CDS encoding ROK family transcriptional regulator, producing the protein MRQVAEPVTDRPAPEAGSLRGSNQSGMRAHNERLVLSLVRQQGALSKSDIARMTGLSNQTVSVIMRSLETEGLLLRGEPVRGRIGQPSVPMSLAAEGAFFLGLKIGRRSADLMLVDFLGQVRATRREVYRYPTPSNVVAFVTRALPAVLATLPPAHRDRVGGMGIAMPFQLWNWVRYIGAPQSEMDQWRDRDVQAEIAAIAGMPVHVQNDATAACGAELVFGTGEKPKDFLYFYFGTFIGGGLVLNGQLFTGRTGNAGGVGPMPVPGPDGTLQRLFDVASMSRLSEAMEAAGESSDHLWQQHAEWRVSTPILNDWLDQAAEGIAYAALSAAALIELEAVMIDGWMPACIRADLTERTRNALMRLDLSGVEPPQVRQGTVGADARALGAAAIPLAQRYLIDPNALTRDS; encoded by the coding sequence TTGAGACAGGTGGCCGAACCGGTGACGGATCGTCCGGCACCCGAGGCTGGCAGCCTGCGGGGGTCGAACCAGTCCGGCATGCGGGCGCACAACGAACGGCTGGTGCTTTCGCTGGTGCGCCAGCAGGGGGCGCTGTCGAAATCCGATATCGCGCGGATGACCGGCCTGTCGAACCAGACCGTTTCCGTGATCATGCGAAGCCTCGAAACCGAGGGCCTCTTGTTGCGCGGCGAACCGGTGCGCGGCCGCATCGGCCAGCCGTCGGTGCCCATGTCGCTTGCCGCCGAAGGGGCGTTTTTCCTTGGTCTCAAGATCGGCCGCCGCTCGGCCGACCTGATGCTGGTCGATTTCCTCGGTCAGGTCCGCGCCACCCGTCGCGAGGTTTACCGCTACCCCACCCCCAGCAATGTCGTGGCCTTCGTCACCCGCGCCTTACCCGCCGTTCTGGCAACCCTTCCCCCCGCACACCGCGACCGGGTCGGCGGCATGGGCATTGCCATGCCTTTCCAGCTTTGGAACTGGGTGCGCTACATCGGCGCACCGCAATCCGAGATGGACCAGTGGCGCGACCGCGACGTGCAGGCCGAAATCGCCGCCATCGCCGGAATGCCCGTCCATGTGCAAAACGACGCCACCGCCGCCTGCGGCGCGGAACTCGTGTTCGGCACCGGCGAAAAGCCCAAGGATTTCCTGTATTTCTACTTTGGAACCTTCATCGGCGGCGGGCTTGTGCTCAACGGCCAGCTTTTCACCGGACGCACCGGCAACGCGGGCGGCGTGGGGCCCATGCCGGTTCCCGGACCCGATGGCACCCTACAACGCCTGTTCGATGTCGCCTCGATGTCGCGCCTGTCCGAAGCGATGGAGGCGGCGGGCGAAAGCTCGGACCACCTGTGGCAGCAGCACGCCGAATGGCGCGTTTCCACGCCGATCCTGAACGACTGGCTCGATCAGGCTGCCGAAGGCATCGCTTATGCCGCCCTTTCTGCTGCCGCGTTGATCGAGCTTGAAGCCGTGATGATCGACGGCTGGATGCCCGCATGCATCCGCGCCGATTTGACAGAGCGCACCCGTAACGCCCTGATGCGGCTTGACCTTTCGGGTGTCGAGCCGCCACAGGTGCGGCAAGGCACGGTCGGGGCCGATGCCCGCGCCTTGGGCGCTGCGGCCATTCCCCTGGCCCAGCGCTACCTGATTGATCCGAACGCCCTGACCCGCGACAGCTAA
- a CDS encoding Na+/H+ antiporter subunit E → MMRRLFPHPVLSLLLVVTWFLLVNKLAVGSLVMALILATLIPLATQAYWPQKPRINSLPLFAAYVGLVVWDVIIANIQVAKIVLFMPRDQIRSAFITVPITLKSPEAIALLAGTITMTPGTVTADMNGDGTALLIHSLHAPDPDAIRDDILNRYEARLKRIFE, encoded by the coding sequence CTGATGCGCCGCCTGTTCCCCCACCCCGTCCTGTCGCTGCTTCTGGTGGTGACATGGTTCCTGCTGGTCAACAAACTGGCCGTCGGCAGCCTCGTCATGGCGCTGATCCTCGCCACGCTGATCCCCTTGGCAACCCAAGCCTACTGGCCGCAGAAACCGCGCATCAACAGCCTGCCGCTCTTTGCCGCCTATGTCGGGCTGGTGGTCTGGGATGTGATCATCGCCAACATACAGGTCGCCAAGATTGTGCTCTTCATGCCGCGCGACCAGATCAGATCGGCCTTCATCACCGTCCCGATCACCCTGAAATCGCCCGAGGCCATCGCGCTGCTCGCAGGCACCATCACCATGACACCGGGCACCGTGACCGCCGACATGAACGGCGACGGCACCGCGCTTCTGATCCATTCGCTGCACGCCCCCGACCCCGACGCGATCCGCGACGACATCCTGAACCGCTACGAGGCCCGCCTGAAAAGGATCTTCGAATGA
- a CDS encoding Na+/H+ antiporter subunit C, which translates to MEILIAIAIGLLAACGLYLVLRQRTWPLIVGLSLMSYSVNLFLFASGRLAPGLPPIISKTATAYTDPLPQALVLTAIVISFGMTAVIVLMALGAWLTAGHDRTDMTANTAEGDDA; encoded by the coding sequence ATGGAAATCCTGATCGCCATTGCCATCGGCCTGCTTGCCGCCTGCGGCCTCTACCTCGTCCTGCGCCAGCGCACATGGCCGCTGATCGTGGGGCTGTCGCTCATGTCCTATTCGGTCAACCTCTTCCTCTTCGCCAGTGGCCGCCTTGCCCCCGGCCTGCCGCCGATCATCTCGAAAACCGCGACCGCCTATACCGACCCGCTGCCGCAGGCGCTGGTTTTGACGGCTATCGTGATCTCGTTCGGCATGACGGCGGTGATCGTGCTCATGGCGCTCGGCGCTTGGCTGACCGCGGGCCATGACCGCACCGACATGACCGCCAACACGGCCGAGGGAGACGACGCATGA
- a CDS encoding sugar ABC transporter substrate-binding protein: protein MSAAPVMAQDVSACLITKTDTNPFFVKMKEGAEAKAAELGVTLKSYAGKVDGDHESQVAAVEACVADGAKGILIAASDTKAIVDSVKAARDAGVLVIALDTPLDPIDSADATFATDNFKAGLLIGQWAKASLGDAAATAKIAMLDLSISQPSVDVLRDQGFLTGMGIDTVDINKWGDETDPRIVGNEVTAGNEEGGLKAMEALLAKDPEINVVYTINEPSAAGAYEALKAAGKESGVLIVSVDGGCPGVADVKDGVIGATSQQYPLLMASLGVEAIAKFAADGTKPAPTEGKDFFDTGVALITDKPAEGVESIDTAKGLELCWG, encoded by the coding sequence ATGTCGGCCGCTCCGGTGATGGCTCAGGACGTTTCGGCCTGCCTGATCACCAAGACCGACACCAACCCCTTCTTCGTGAAAATGAAGGAAGGCGCCGAGGCCAAAGCGGCCGAGCTGGGTGTGACCCTGAAGTCCTATGCCGGCAAGGTTGACGGCGACCACGAAAGCCAGGTCGCTGCTGTCGAAGCCTGCGTGGCTGACGGCGCCAAGGGCATCCTGATTGCTGCTTCGGACACCAAAGCCATCGTCGACTCGGTCAAGGCCGCCCGCGACGCAGGCGTTCTGGTGATCGCCCTCGACACCCCGCTCGACCCGATCGACTCGGCCGACGCGACCTTTGCGACCGACAACTTCAAAGCCGGCCTGCTGATTGGCCAGTGGGCCAAAGCCTCGCTCGGCGATGCTGCCGCGACGGCCAAGATCGCCATGCTCGACCTGTCGATCAGCCAGCCGTCGGTTGACGTTCTGCGCGACCAGGGCTTCCTGACCGGCATGGGCATCGACACCGTCGACATCAACAAGTGGGGCGACGAAACCGACCCGCGCATCGTCGGCAACGAAGTGACCGCCGGTAACGAAGAAGGCGGCCTGAAGGCCATGGAAGCCCTGCTGGCCAAAGACCCGGAAATCAACGTGGTCTACACCATCAACGAACCGTCGGCTGCCGGTGCTTACGAAGCGCTGAAAGCTGCTGGCAAGGAATCGGGCGTTCTGATCGTTTCGGTCGACGGCGGTTGCCCGGGCGTCGCAGACGTCAAGGATGGCGTCATCGGTGCCACCTCGCAGCAATACCCGCTGCTGATGGCGTCGCTTGGCGTCGAAGCCATCGCCAAGTTCGCTGCTGACGGCACCAAGCCCGCACCGACCGAAGGCAAGGACTTCTTCGACACCGGCGTGGCGCTGATCACCGACAAGCCCGCCGAGGGCGTCGAGTCGATCGACACCGCCAAGGGTCTGGAACTCTGCTGGGGCTGA
- a CDS encoding monovalent cation/H+ antiporter subunit A: MILALIAALPFLGALLPGLAIRSGRTVCASASFATSALAFVLLATQAPAVLRGETLVYSLQWLPALGLTASFRLDGLGLFFAGLILGIGMLVILYTRFYLSRGDRMGLFYTYLLLFQGAMTGIVLSENILLLLVFWELTSLSSFLLIGFSSHLPASRQGARMALAVTGGGGLALIGGMLILGHIAGSYELSVILSQGEAIRASSLYVPALLLILIGAFTKSAQFPFHFWLPHAMAAPTPVSAYLHSATMVKAGIFLMARLWPVLAGSPEWFWIVTGAGLATLLVGAKVAIFKDDLKALLAYSTISHLGLITMLLGLGTPAAATVALFHILNHATFKAALFLTAGIVDHETGTRDLRLLGGLRRAMPVTFAIAATASLSMAGIPPLNGFLSKEMMLEETLHAGYGPAWLLPVLATLGALFSVAYSLRFLVHGFFGTAKPTPQKPHDPPLGLWLSPAILSALVVIIGLIPMTAAAWLVNVAASATTGTPVTVKIVHWHGLYAPALWMSVAAVLGGALVLLAYRPLRTLWDATPKPDAKAIFDATVTAAARAARRVTDALHDGSFTRATAIATAVLTAAAVFAFASGTHMAGSRALLAIEPVPAIGWLLLVTATALATILHRNRILSLLMVGVIGLTLSAAFAWLSAPDLALTQITVEVVTAVLMLVALNFLPKETPRESSSFRRWRDIALAGAAGAALAALSYAMMTRAPAFAPISEYHLAQSKPGAGGTNAVNTIIVDFRGYDTFGEIIVLGIAAIILFALTEALLATPAVRRSLATLGASRPEPAGDRHPLLMVMATRFLLPFALIVAVFLFFRGHNLPGGGFVAGLVTAIAFVLQYMASGLGWTEARQRFAFHSLIASGILIAALTGAGAWAFGLPFLTSDYGYIHLWPLEEFEWATAALFDLGVYLTVLGAVMLALNSLGRLAGRAGHGAARTPYDIDMGEGI, encoded by the coding sequence ATGATACTCGCCCTGATCGCGGCGCTGCCCTTTCTGGGGGCGCTCCTTCCCGGACTGGCGATCCGGTCGGGCCGCACTGTCTGTGCGTCGGCAAGTTTCGCCACATCCGCTCTCGCCTTCGTGCTGCTGGCCACGCAGGCCCCCGCCGTCTTGCGCGGCGAGACGCTGGTCTACAGCCTGCAATGGCTGCCCGCGCTTGGCCTGACGGCCAGTTTCCGGCTCGACGGACTGGGCCTCTTCTTTGCGGGGCTGATCCTCGGGATCGGGATGCTGGTGATCCTTTACACCCGCTTCTATCTGTCGCGCGGCGACCGGATGGGCCTGTTTTACACGTATCTTCTGCTGTTTCAGGGCGCGATGACCGGCATCGTGCTGTCGGAAAACATCCTGCTTCTGCTGGTCTTCTGGGAACTGACCTCGCTGTCGTCTTTCTTACTGATCGGCTTTTCCAGCCACCTGCCCGCGAGCCGCCAAGGCGCGCGCATGGCGCTTGCGGTCACGGGCGGCGGCGGGCTTGCCCTGATCGGGGGGATGCTGATCCTCGGCCATATCGCGGGCAGCTACGAGCTGTCGGTGATCCTGTCGCAGGGTGAGGCGATCCGCGCTTCGTCGCTTTATGTGCCTGCGCTTTTGCTCATCCTGATCGGTGCTTTCACCAAATCGGCGCAGTTCCCCTTCCACTTCTGGCTTCCGCACGCCATGGCGGCACCCACCCCCGTTTCGGCCTACCTCCATTCGGCCACGATGGTGAAAGCGGGCATTTTCCTCATGGCGCGGCTCTGGCCGGTGCTCGCCGGGTCGCCCGAATGGTTCTGGATCGTCACCGGCGCGGGGCTTGCCACGCTGCTGGTCGGCGCCAAGGTCGCGATTTTCAAGGATGACCTAAAGGCGCTGCTTGCCTATTCCACCATCAGCCACCTTGGCCTGATCACCATGCTTCTGGGCCTCGGCACACCGGCCGCCGCCACCGTGGCGCTGTTCCACATCCTCAACCATGCTACCTTCAAGGCCGCACTCTTCCTGACCGCAGGCATCGTCGACCATGAAACCGGCACGCGCGATCTGCGTCTGCTCGGCGGGTTGCGCCGCGCCATGCCCGTCACCTTCGCCATCGCCGCCACCGCCTCGCTCTCCATGGCGGGCATTCCGCCGCTGAACGGCTTCCTGTCCAAGGAAATGATGCTCGAGGAAACGCTGCACGCAGGCTACGGCCCCGCTTGGCTGCTGCCCGTCCTTGCCACGCTCGGCGCGCTCTTCTCGGTCGCCTACAGCCTGCGCTTTCTGGTCCACGGTTTCTTCGGCACGGCCAAACCGACCCCGCAAAAACCGCATGACCCGCCGCTTGGCCTGTGGCTTTCCCCCGCGATCCTGTCGGCGCTGGTCGTCATCATCGGCCTGATCCCGATGACCGCCGCCGCATGGCTGGTCAACGTGGCCGCCAGCGCCACCACCGGCACGCCCGTGACGGTAAAGATCGTCCATTGGCACGGGCTTTACGCCCCCGCGCTCTGGATGTCGGTCGCGGCGGTCCTTGGCGGGGCGCTGGTGCTGCTCGCCTACCGCCCGCTCCGCACCCTGTGGGACGCGACCCCCAAGCCCGACGCCAAGGCAATCTTCGACGCCACCGTCACCGCCGCCGCCCGCGCAGCGCGCCGCGTGACCGATGCGCTGCACGACGGGTCGTTCACCCGCGCCACCGCCATAGCCACCGCCGTGCTGACCGCCGCCGCCGTTTTCGCCTTTGCCAGCGGCACGCACATGGCCGGAAGCCGCGCGCTTCTGGCCATCGAACCCGTGCCCGCTATCGGCTGGCTGCTTCTGGTGACAGCCACCGCCCTTGCCACCATCCTGCACCGCAACCGCATCCTGTCGCTGCTTATGGTCGGGGTGATCGGCCTGACGCTTTCGGCGGCCTTTGCATGGCTGTCCGCCCCCGACCTTGCGCTGACCCAGATCACGGTCGAGGTGGTGACAGCGGTGCTGATGCTGGTCGCGCTGAACTTCCTGCCCAAGGAAACCCCACGCGAAAGTTCGTCCTTCCGGCGTTGGCGCGACATCGCGCTTGCAGGGGCCGCAGGCGCCGCCCTTGCAGCACTGTCCTACGCCATGATGACCCGCGCCCCGGCCTTTGCGCCGATCTCGGAATATCACCTCGCCCAGTCCAAACCGGGCGCGGGCGGCACCAACGCGGTCAATACCATCATCGTCGACTTCCGCGGCTATGACACCTTTGGCGAGATCATCGTCCTTGGCATCGCCGCGATCATCCTCTTTGCCCTGACCGAGGCGCTTCTGGCCACCCCCGCCGTCCGCCGCAGCCTTGCGACGCTTGGCGCATCCCGCCCCGAACCGGCGGGCGACCGCCACCCGCTGCTGATGGTCATGGCCACGCGCTTCCTGCTGCCCTTTGCGCTGATCGTCGCGGTCTTCCTGTTCTTCCGCGGCCATAACCTGCCGGGCGGGGGCTTTGTCGCGGGCCTTGTGACCGCCATCGCCTTCGTGCTGCAATACATGGCCTCGGGCCTTGGCTGGACCGAGGCGCGGCAGCGTTTCGCCTTTCACAGCCTGATCGCCAGCGGCATCCTGATCGCCGCCCTTACCGGTGCGGGGGCATGGGCTTTCGGCCTGCCCTTCCTGACCTCGGACTATGGCTACATCCATCTCTGGCCGCTGGAAGAGTTCGAATGGGCCACCGCCGCGCTCTTTGACCTCGGCGTCTACCTCACCGTGCTTGGCGCGGTGATGCTGGCCTTGAACTCGCTGGGGCGGCTTGCAGGGCGCGCGGGCCACGGCGCGGCCCGCACCCCCTATGACATCGACATGGGCGAGGGGATCTGA
- a CDS encoding K+/H+ antiporter subunit F: MTESLILTYALAFAFSCFGAGFLLTLARLLIGPTMPDRILAVDTMVVNAIALIVLYGIKTGLGFNFEAAMLLSMTGFVSTVAFCKYLLRGSVIE, translated from the coding sequence ATGACCGAATCCCTGATCCTGACCTATGCCCTCGCCTTCGCCTTTTCCTGCTTCGGCGCGGGTTTCCTGCTGACGCTGGCACGCCTGCTGATCGGCCCGACCATGCCCGACCGCATCCTTGCCGTCGACACGATGGTGGTCAACGCCATCGCCCTGATCGTGCTTTACGGCATCAAGACGGGCCTCGGCTTCAACTTTGAAGCCGCGATGCTGCTCTCCATGACAGGCTTTGTCTCGACCGTGGCCTTTTGCAAATACCTGCTGCGGGGGAGTGTGATCGAATGA